A window of Bradyrhizobium sp. AZCC 1719 genomic DNA:
GCGCCGTGGCGGCCAAAATGCCGATCAGAATCGCCTTCTTGCGCTGGCCCTCGGGGAGACCCGCGGCCGCAAGTCCGATGACGATCGCATTGTCGCCGGCGAGCACCAGGTCGATCATCACGACCTGGAAAAACGCTGTCAGGGATTGAGAGGAGATCAACTCTAGCATTTGGGCCACTCCGTTGAAGTGTCCAATCCGACATCGCAGTTCGCGTGAACTGCCAGAGGGGCCCGGGCTTGGACGCACATGTAAAAGGGCGCAGTCAGGCTGCGAAAACTGCTTCCGTTACTCAGGTTGGTCGGAAAGGGCGAAGAGCTCGACGAGTTGATCCGGTTCGATCAGGACGGACAGGACGACGCCGATGAACGTCAGGCTTCCGGCGAGGTCGAACCACATGATGCGGAATCGGTCGCGCCGGCAGAGCAGCGCGAAGCCGGCCGTTAATGCGGCAACGCCAAAGAGCAGGGTGACGATCGCGGGCGCCAGCGCATCCGCCGGCACCACGTTCCGGATTCCTACGGTCGCAATCAGCGCCACGAGCAGGATGCCGGCGAACAACTCCTTGCCGCGAGCCGCAGGGGAGCGGGCGGTCGTTTCAACAATCTGACTGCGGTCCAAGAAAGCCATCGGATTCTTATTCGCGAGCTGAGATTGTGGTAGGGAACATTACCTACCCGGTCATTCATTCCAGATAGTTTAGTAATCATGAAACGAGTAAAACATCAAGATGGTTCCGCTGAACGTCAGCCGGCTAAGGTCGCGCCGGACGCCAAGCAGTTGCGGAAACTGGCCGGGGATTGGCTGAAGCAGCGAAGGGCTGATGCCGAATTGTCGCAGGCGGATCTCGCTGCCCGCCTCGGCCTGAAATATTACACGTTCATCTCCCAGGTCGAGAACGGGTTCAGTCGAGTTCCAACTGAAATTATGGGAGCTTGGGCCGGCGAATTGGGTCTT
This region includes:
- a CDS encoding helix-turn-helix domain-containing protein, coding for MKRVKHQDGSAERQPAKVAPDAKQLRKLAGDWLKQRRADAELSQADLAARLGLKYYTFISQVENGFSRVPTEIMGAWAGELGLEPAAFARHLLRYYEPELHRLLFGAEST